Proteins from a single region of Ogataea parapolymorpha DL-1 chromosome IV, whole genome shotgun sequence:
- a CDS encoding Presequence translocase-associated motor subunit — protein MFFRQICSRSRVGLYSGIFPKVNVRLQSTKAAASKGQLTPEELELAKKMTWEQFLTLRKEQHRMSLLGSGISSFLAVAISWGYVSQIEIDPTETIFGLDTFTVHIGGILAMGVLGFLVGPSLIGDPLFALKNRKLMDSFRIKQKLFLRHIIKRRVDASRQSMNNPVPDYYGEKIGSLKDYRQWLRDCNEYRRKAREFL, from the coding sequence ATGTTTTTCAGACAAATTTGTTCACGCAGCAGAGTCGGGCTCTACTCGGGCATTTTCCCGAAAGTCAATGTGCGCTTGCAATCCACAAAGGCTGCCGCTTCCAAGGGCCAGCTGACGCCTGAGGAATTGGAGCTGGCAAAGAAAATGACCTGGGAACAGTTTTTAACGCTGAGAAAAGAACAGCACCGCATGTCGTTGCTTGGATCCGGTATCTCGAGTTTCCTTGCCGTTGCAATCTCCTGGGGATACGTTTCGCAGATCGAGATTGACCCTACAGAGACCATATTCGGACTAGACACTTTCACCGTTCACATTGGAGGCATTTTGGCGATGGGAGTGCTGGGATTTCTGGTTGGGCCTAGTTTGATTGGCGATCCATTGTTTGCCTTGAAAAACCGCAAGCTCATGGACAGTTTCCGCATCAAGCAAAAGCTGTTTCTCAGGCACATAATCAAGCGGAGAGTTGACGCCTCCAGACAGAGCATGAATAACCCTGTGCCGGACTACTACGGCGAGAAGATCGGGTCGCTCAAGGATTACAGACAATGGCTCAGAGATTGCAACGAGTACAGACGCAAGGCCAGAGAATTCTTGTAG
- a CDS encoding Glycerol-3-phosphate dehydrogenase [NAD(+)], with the protein MTAMDRLDHVSNQLAAKRQKKNPEGKPFRITVVGSGNWGSTIAKVVAENAKELPEEFHQIVKMWVFEEEVGGRKLTEIINTDHENVRYLPDVKLPDNIVAIPDIVDACADADIIIFNIPHQFLPKILAQLKGKVNPKARAISCLKGLEVTKDGCKLLSNYITEELGIYCGALSGANLAPEVARQKWSETTVAYRIPEDFRGEGKDVDQSVIRNLFHRPYFHVRVVDDVAGVSLSGALKNVIAMAAGFVEGLGWGDNAKSAVMRIGLVEMIKFAHMFFDDCQSTTFTHESAGVADIITTCAGGRNVRVGRYMAEHKVSGFEAEKVLLNGQSCQGLHTTREVYELLAAKNVIDEFPLFKATYQIIYEGLPMEKLPELLEASED; encoded by the coding sequence ATGACTGCTATGGATAGACTGGATCACGTTAGTAACCAATTGGCCGCCAAGcgccagaagaaaaaccCGGAAGGCAAGCCTTTCCGTATCACCGTGGTGGGCTCCGGCAACTGGGGGTCAACCATCGCAAAAGTGGTCGCTGAGAACGCCAAGGAGCTTCCGGAGGAGTTCCATCAGATCGTGAAAATGTGGGTTTtcgaagaagaagtggGCGGACGTAAGCTGACCGAAATCATCAACACGGATCACGAGAACGTCAGATACCTGCCGGACGTCAAATTGCCTGATAACATTGTTGCCATTCCGGACATTGTTGATGCTTGTGCGGACGCCGACATTATTATTTTTAATATCCCTCACCAGTTCCTGCCAAAGATCCTTGCCCAATTGAAGGGCAAGGTCAACCCAAAAGCACGGGCAATCTCTTGTCTGAAGGGTCTTGAGGTCACCAAGGACGGTTGCAAGTTGCTCTCTAACTATATCACGGAAGAGCTGGGAATTTACTGTGGTGCCCTTTCAGGAGCCAACCTCGCTCCGGAGGTTGCCAGACAAAAGTGGTCAGAGACCACTGTGGCTTACAGAATCCCTGAAGACTTCCGTGGCGAAGGCAAGGATGTCGATCAGAGTGTGATCAGAAACCTTTTCCACCGCCCATACTTCCACGTCAGAGTCGTTGACGACGTTGCTGGTGTGTCTTTGAGTGGAGCTCTGAAGAACGTCATTGCCATGGCCGCCGGCTTCGTCGAGGGACTCGGCTGGGGAGACAATGCCAAGTCTGCTGTGATGCGGATTGGATTGGTCGAGATGATCAAATTTGCCCACATGTTCTTTGATGACTGCCAATCTACCACTTTCACTCACGAGAGTGCTGGTGTTGCCGACATCATCACGACATGCGCCGGAGGCAGAAACGTGCGTGTTGGAAGATACATGGCAGAGCACAAGGTGAGCGGTTTTGAGGCGGAGAAGGTCTTGTTGAACGGCCAGTCCTGTCAGGGACTGCACACCACCAGAGAGGTGTATGAGCTGCTGGCTGCCAAGAATgtgatcgacgagttcccGCTCTTCAAGGCCACGTACCAAATCATTTACGAGGGTCTTCCTATGGAGAAGCTGCCAGAGTTGCTTGAGGCATCTGAGGACTAA